A genome region from Bacillota bacterium includes the following:
- a CDS encoding tetratricopeptide repeat protein: MSPLEPTQPPVPPGAGAGPSGLASDRPAGDQDAASRQALEQIVRQCREALARDPRNLTARRDLGSALYQLGQVDTAAGELQHVVTRDARDAGARYLLALCLAEQGKLDESASHLRQVIRARPRHALAHYFLGRILGIQGKFQEAEPEVRRAVEIEPHPRMIAYLGEIYLALGDMGRASACWRKVVELDPSNDYARRNLVGTYVDRGMLDLAIEEGNRALLAGGSHPALFYNLGLAYLRRGDVEQAVDHLEKAHSLDPAHLSSLIALGEAYAAAARPDEAEQAWQKALDREQGNPLALYDLGVAALRKGREEEAASYWRRALQSREGFVPARRALATLLVNQGRAAEAIALWEEAVRIDPRDGQARGYLAQVLLQAGEFVRARQVCREAAEIDPDDARVVVVEFLAAARQGDELGVVRSLRRATRIRGFVARAVQTCPDLLDREELQGLAQRLRDTTASRVLSLLVEELLETP; the protein is encoded by the coding sequence GTGTCTCCCCTCGAACCGACCCAGCCACCTGTGCCGCCCGGGGCCGGCGCGGGCCCTTCCGGATTAGCATCCGACCGGCCGGCGGGGGACCAGGATGCCGCTTCCCGGCAGGCTCTGGAGCAGATTGTGCGGCAGTGCCGCGAGGCCCTGGCCCGGGATCCCCGCAATCTGACGGCCCGCCGCGACCTGGGCTCGGCCCTTTACCAGCTGGGCCAGGTGGACACGGCGGCGGGAGAGTTGCAGCACGTGGTGACCAGGGATGCGCGCGATGCGGGGGCCAGATACCTGCTGGCCCTGTGCCTGGCCGAGCAGGGCAAGCTGGATGAGTCGGCCTCCCATCTGCGCCAGGTGATCAGGGCCCGACCCCGCCATGCCCTGGCCCATTATTTCCTGGGGAGGATCCTGGGAATCCAGGGGAAGTTTCAGGAAGCGGAGCCCGAGGTGCGGCGGGCCGTAGAGATCGAGCCTCATCCCCGCATGATCGCGTATCTGGGGGAAATCTACCTGGCCCTGGGCGACATGGGCCGGGCCAGCGCCTGCTGGCGCAAGGTGGTTGAGCTCGACCCCAGCAATGATTACGCCCGGCGCAACCTGGTGGGGACCTACGTGGACCGGGGCATGCTGGACCTGGCCATTGAGGAGGGCAACCGGGCCCTGCTGGCGGGAGGTTCCCACCCCGCCCTCTTTTACAACCTGGGCCTGGCCTACCTGCGCCGCGGAGACGTCGAGCAGGCCGTCGACCACCTGGAGAAGGCCCATTCCCTCGACCCCGCCCACCTCTCCTCGCTGATCGCCCTGGGGGAGGCGTATGCCGCCGCCGCCCGGCCGGACGAGGCCGAGCAGGCGTGGCAGAAGGCTCTGGACAGGGAACAGGGCAACCCCCTGGCCCTCTACGATCTGGGGGTGGCGGCCCTGCGCAAGGGGCGCGAGGAGGAAGCTGCCTCTTACTGGCGCCGGGCGTTGCAGAGCAGGGAGGGGTTTGTCCCCGCGCGGCGGGCCCTGGCGACCCTGCTGGTGAACCAGGGACGGGCGGCGGAGGCCATCGCCCTGTGGGAAGAAGCCGTCCGGATCGACCCCCGCGACGGGCAGGCGCGCGGCTATCTGGCCCAGGTGCTGCTCCAGGCGGGGGAGTTCGTCCGCGCCCGGCAGGTGTGCAGGGAGGCAGCCGAGATCGATCCTGACGATGCGCGGGTCGTGGTGGTGGAGTTCCTGGCTGCAGCCCGGCAGGGCGACGAACTGGGCGTGGTGCGCTCCCTCCGCCGGGCCACCCGCATCCGGGGGTTCGTGGCCCGGGCCGTTCAGACCTGTCCCGACCTGCTGGACCGGGAGGAGTTGCAGGGGTTAGCCCAACGGCTCCGCGACACCACCGCCAGCCGGGTGCTGTCCCTCCTGGTCGAGGAGCTCTTGGAGACGCCTTGA
- the tpiA gene encoding triose-phosphate isomerase, whose translation MRSRRPLVAANWKMYKTRAQARAFVEEFLPQFESEGVDVVICPPFTAIDAVAAMVVGRPMAVGGQDVHWEEEGAFTGEVSPGMLVEAGCRYVIVGHSERRHLFGETDGQVGRKLRAALGHGLVPILCVGETLAQREAGATEEVVARQLVGALRAQGFHPAQGMELVVAYEPVWAIGTGHNARPEDAAGVAGFIRARLEEYLGRERAVRVRILYGGSVKPGNIAGFADRPELDGALVGGASLDATSLAQIVTAFAHPGGR comes from the coding sequence ATGAGGTCGCGCAGGCCGCTGGTGGCGGCAAACTGGAAGATGTACAAGACGCGGGCCCAGGCCCGCGCTTTCGTGGAGGAGTTCCTTCCTCAGTTCGAGTCCGAAGGTGTCGATGTGGTTATTTGCCCGCCCTTCACCGCCATCGACGCCGTGGCCGCGATGGTCGTAGGCCGGCCCATGGCGGTGGGGGGACAGGACGTCCACTGGGAGGAGGAAGGGGCGTTCACCGGGGAGGTTTCCCCGGGCATGCTGGTGGAGGCGGGCTGCCGCTACGTCATCGTGGGACATTCCGAGCGCCGGCACCTGTTCGGCGAGACGGACGGGCAGGTGGGGCGCAAGCTGAGGGCGGCTCTCGGCCACGGTCTCGTGCCCATCCTGTGCGTGGGAGAGACCCTCGCCCAGCGGGAGGCCGGCGCCACGGAAGAGGTGGTCGCACGCCAGCTGGTGGGGGCCCTGCGGGCACAGGGGTTTCACCCCGCCCAGGGGATGGAACTGGTGGTGGCGTACGAGCCGGTGTGGGCGATCGGGACCGGGCACAACGCCCGGCCCGAGGATGCGGCCGGGGTGGCCGGCTTCATCCGCGCCCGCCTGGAGGAATACCTGGGGCGGGAACGGGCCGTCCGGGTACGCATCCTTTACGGTGGCAGCGTCAAGCCGGGTAACATCGCCGGGTTCGCGGACCGTCCCGAACTGGACGGCGCCCTGGTGGGAGGGGCCAGCCTGGATGCGACCTCCCTCGCGCAAATCGTGACGGCGTTCGCCCACCCGGGGGGACGCTGA
- the rpoN gene encoding RNA polymerase factor sigma-54: MHGQYLNLEQRQKLVLSPQLRQALTVLQLPLAGLAQMVQQELCENPVLEVQEELDWRAEDAQAEEPDWRAEDAQAEEPDWLEFFGDCSDLGVVPGEQSRPEPRGFDLLANAPSGLTGGLGDYLLFQLHVSGAPADLQVIGEYLVGCLDSRGYLAFSTDEVAGALGCDCRLAEEALALVQSLDPPGVGARSLQECLLLQLHRSVVAAEDGEVLALAECLVREHLEDLAAGRLDRLALHLCADVEKIRLAARVVRGLDPKPGLAFGGQPDVRYVQPDVVVERVGSDYVVLVSDWGMPRLGVSRYYRRLLLEGMADEPTRQFLQERMRRAVWFLRSIEQRRYTLHRVAETMFRYQRDFLDRGWPGLRPLTLRQVAEGAGCHESTVSRAVAGKYAQTPRGMFPLRFFFPGALAGRAGEAVANAAVKRLVQEMVTGEDPASPYSDEVLVALLRERGIDISRRTVAKYRAELGIASSARRRRYGR; the protein is encoded by the coding sequence TTGCACGGCCAGTACCTTAACCTGGAACAGCGGCAGAAGCTGGTCCTGAGTCCTCAGCTCCGCCAGGCGTTGACGGTTCTGCAGTTGCCTCTGGCCGGGCTGGCTCAGATGGTGCAGCAGGAGCTATGCGAGAACCCGGTGCTGGAGGTGCAGGAGGAGCTCGACTGGCGGGCCGAGGACGCGCAAGCCGAGGAGCCCGACTGGCGGGCCGAGGACGCGCAGGCCGAGGAGCCCGACTGGCTTGAGTTTTTTGGCGATTGCAGCGACCTGGGAGTGGTGCCCGGCGAGCAATCGCGCCCGGAACCGCGGGGGTTCGACCTCCTGGCGAATGCGCCCTCCGGATTGACCGGAGGCCTGGGGGACTACCTGCTCTTTCAGCTGCACGTCAGCGGGGCCCCGGCCGACCTGCAGGTGATAGGTGAGTATCTGGTAGGGTGCCTGGATTCCCGGGGATACCTGGCTTTCTCCACTGACGAGGTGGCCGGGGCCCTGGGTTGCGACTGCAGGCTGGCAGAGGAGGCCCTGGCCCTGGTACAGAGCCTGGACCCGCCGGGCGTGGGTGCCCGTTCCCTGCAGGAGTGCCTCTTGCTTCAGCTCCATCGCTCCGTCGTCGCGGCGGAGGACGGCGAAGTCCTGGCCCTGGCTGAGTGCCTGGTGCGCGAGCACCTGGAGGATCTGGCCGCCGGACGTCTTGACCGCCTCGCGCTTCACCTCTGCGCCGATGTGGAAAAGATACGCCTGGCGGCCCGGGTGGTGCGGGGCCTCGATCCCAAGCCGGGTCTTGCCTTCGGAGGGCAGCCGGACGTTCGCTACGTGCAGCCGGATGTGGTGGTCGAGCGGGTGGGTTCCGATTACGTGGTACTGGTGAGCGACTGGGGGATGCCCAGGCTGGGCGTGAGCAGGTACTACCGGCGCCTCCTGCTGGAGGGGATGGCGGATGAGCCCACCCGGCAATTCCTGCAGGAACGGATGCGGCGCGCCGTCTGGTTCCTGCGCAGCATTGAACAGCGCCGCTACACGCTGCACCGGGTGGCGGAAACCATGTTCCGCTACCAGCGGGACTTCCTGGACCGGGGCTGGCCCGGCCTGCGACCGCTCACCTTGCGTCAGGTGGCCGAGGGGGCGGGCTGCCACGAATCCACCGTCTCCAGGGCGGTGGCGGGCAAGTATGCCCAGACCCCGCGGGGGATGTTTCCCCTGCGTTTCTTCTTCCCCGGCGCCCTGGCGGGGCGGGCGGGAGAGGCGGTGGCGAACGCGGCGGTGAAGCGGCTGGTGCAGGAGATGGTGACCGGGGAAGACCCGGCGTCACCGTACAGTGACGAGGTGCTGGTGGCCCTGCTGCGGGAGCGGGGGATTGACATCTCCCGGCGCACGGTGGCCAAATACCGGGCCGAACTGGGCATCGCCTCGTCGGCCCGGCGCCGGCGGTACGGAAGGTAA
- a CDS encoding M20/M25/M40 family metallo-hydrolase, with protein sequence MQGDYARHVDQDLVIEVLCELVAIDSRNPDLVPGAPGEEAIARYLGDRLGRIGLEVRFQEVAPGRPNVVGILRGGDPRAPVLMWNGHLDTVGVEGMADPFRARREGGMVYGRGAYDMKAGLAAAVGALDAIRRAGGVPGDVILAGVCDEEYASLGTSALVREYGAAGALVLEPTALGIGLGHKGFVWVEVEAAGRAAHGSNYREGVDAILRAGRLLGALDRHQRSHLMARLHPYLGAPSLHASWIEGGGELSTYPARCTLRLERRTLPGESEEHVRAEVEELIRQVSEEEARAGMETSPADWRVRLLLSRRPYEVDVRERVVGALVEGYRRALGAEPSYTGSYPWTDAVLLGQAGIPCAILGPGGGGAHARVEYVSEEQTVAAARVLAETAAAFATFPG encoded by the coding sequence GTGCAGGGAGATTACGCGCGCCATGTGGATCAGGATCTGGTCATCGAGGTCCTCTGTGAACTGGTGGCCATCGATTCCCGCAACCCCGACCTGGTGCCGGGTGCTCCGGGTGAGGAGGCCATCGCGCGCTACCTGGGCGATCGCCTGGGGCGGATAGGGCTGGAAGTCCGCTTCCAGGAAGTTGCCCCGGGTCGCCCCAACGTGGTAGGCATCCTGCGGGGCGGTGATCCCCGGGCCCCGGTCCTGATGTGGAACGGCCATCTGGACACGGTGGGAGTGGAGGGTATGGCCGATCCCTTCCGCGCGCGGCGGGAAGGGGGAATGGTGTACGGCCGGGGCGCTTACGACATGAAGGCCGGCCTGGCGGCGGCGGTAGGGGCCCTGGATGCCATCCGGCGGGCCGGGGGCGTGCCCGGCGATGTCATCCTGGCCGGGGTGTGCGACGAGGAGTATGCCAGCCTGGGCACTTCTGCCCTGGTGCGGGAGTATGGCGCGGCCGGGGCGCTGGTACTGGAACCCACTGCCCTGGGGATCGGGCTGGGTCACAAGGGGTTCGTCTGGGTGGAGGTGGAGGCGGCCGGCCGGGCGGCCCACGGCAGTAACTACCGGGAGGGGGTGGACGCCATCCTGCGCGCGGGGCGCTTGCTGGGGGCCCTGGATCGCCACCAGCGCAGTCACCTGATGGCCCGTCTCCACCCCTACCTGGGTGCTCCTTCCCTGCATGCCTCGTGGATAGAGGGGGGTGGCGAACTGAGTACCTATCCCGCCCGGTGCACCCTGCGGCTGGAGCGCCGCACCCTGCCCGGCGAGAGCGAGGAGCATGTGCGGGCAGAGGTGGAGGAGTTGATACGGCAGGTTAGCGAAGAGGAGGCACGCGCAGGGATGGAAACCTCGCCCGCGGACTGGCGGGTGAGGCTTCTCCTGTCGCGGCGCCCCTACGAGGTGGATGTCCGGGAGCGCGTGGTGGGAGCCCTGGTGGAGGGGTACCGGCGCGCCCTGGGGGCAGAGCCTTCGTACACCGGGTCCTACCCCTGGACGGATGCCGTGCTGCTGGGACAGGCCGGGATTCCCTGCGCCATCTTGGGGCCGGGCGGGGGAGGAGCCCACGCCCGGGTGGAATACGTGAGCGAGGAACAGACGGTGGCAGCGGCGCGGGTGCTGGCCGAAACCGCTGCCGCCTTTGCCACGTTCCCCGGATGA
- the gap gene encoding type I glyceraldehyde-3-phosphate dehydrogenase, translating to MKIGINGFGRIGRIFFRAAWEEGLQVVAVNDLADAPTLAHLLKYDSNYGSFGPDVRADGDTIVVGDRRVHMTREKDPAALRWADLGVDLVVESTGRFTSGEQAVLHIDRGGAKRVIISAPARGEDITVVMGVNHQAYDPAGHRVISMASCTTNCLAPVAKVLDERFGLVKGLMTTCHAYTNDQVILDFPHRDLRRARAGALSIIPTTTGAARAVGLVIPHLKGKLTGLAFRVPVATVSVVDLVAELGRPATEEEINQAMREAAAGSLHGILGVSDVPLVSADFKGITESAIVDSPLTMVVGERLAKVVAWYDNEWGYCRRLVDLARYLDRLGL from the coding sequence ATGAAGATCGGCATCAACGGGTTCGGACGCATCGGGCGCATATTCTTCCGGGCGGCCTGGGAGGAGGGCCTGCAGGTGGTGGCGGTCAACGACCTGGCCGATGCTCCCACCCTGGCCCACCTGTTGAAGTACGACTCCAACTACGGCAGCTTCGGCCCCGACGTGCGGGCCGACGGCGATACCATTGTGGTGGGAGACAGGCGGGTACATATGACCCGGGAGAAGGACCCCGCGGCCCTCCGCTGGGCTGACCTGGGTGTGGATCTGGTGGTGGAGTCCACGGGGCGCTTCACCTCCGGCGAGCAGGCGGTCCTACACATCGACCGGGGCGGGGCGAAGCGGGTGATCATCTCTGCTCCGGCCAGGGGCGAGGACATCACCGTGGTGATGGGGGTGAACCACCAGGCGTATGATCCCGCCGGGCACCGGGTGATTTCCATGGCCTCCTGCACCACTAACTGCCTGGCGCCCGTGGCCAAAGTGCTGGACGAGCGCTTCGGCCTGGTGAAGGGTCTCATGACCACCTGCCATGCCTACACCAACGACCAGGTAATCCTGGACTTCCCCCACCGCGACCTGCGGCGGGCGCGGGCGGGGGCGCTGAGCATCATCCCCACCACCACGGGGGCGGCGCGGGCGGTGGGCCTGGTCATCCCCCACCTGAAAGGCAAGCTCACCGGCCTGGCCTTCCGGGTCCCGGTGGCCACGGTTTCGGTGGTGGACCTGGTGGCGGAGCTGGGCCGGCCGGCCACGGAAGAGGAGATCAACCAGGCCATGCGGGAGGCGGCGGCAGGATCGCTCCACGGCATCCTGGGCGTGAGCGACGTGCCGCTGGTATCCGCGGATTTCAAGGGCATCACCGAGTCGGCCATCGTGGACAGTCCCCTTACCATGGTGGTGGGGGAAAGGCTGGCCAAGGTGGTGGCCTGGTACGACAACGAGTGGGGGTACTGCCGGCGCCTGGTGGACCTGGCCCGCTACCTGGACCGCCTGGGGCTGTGA
- a CDS encoding molybdenum cofactor guanylyltransferase encodes MSGGGLQRAGDGERHRSRADLPAQGVTGLLLAGGTSSRMGVNKALTAVGGMTLVERTARLLEELTGTVLIVSRDRSAGSGLPYRVVDSETPGIGPLAALAAGLRECTTPWVLVLACDLPLFPAGLGAYMLAVATAGSPETACSRASAGDRNECGPPDAPETGAGEWQAVVPRWNGFWEPLAAVYARSCLPAIESTLARGERRVASFYGQVTVRPVEEEEIRRFAPPRVAFFNVNSPADLEWVETGGSRRLQELLDQEGQHPAGGGVAEPLG; translated from the coding sequence GTGAGCGGGGGTGGCCTTCAGCGGGCGGGTGACGGGGAACGGCACCGGAGCCGCGCCGACCTCCCCGCCCAGGGGGTGACGGGGTTGCTGCTCGCCGGAGGCACTTCCTCCCGCATGGGAGTCAACAAGGCCCTGACCGCGGTGGGGGGAATGACCCTGGTGGAGCGAACCGCCCGGCTCCTTGAGGAGCTGACCGGCACCGTGCTGATTGTCAGCCGGGACCGCTCGGCCGGCAGCGGCCTGCCTTACCGCGTGGTGGACAGCGAGACGCCCGGGATAGGACCCCTGGCCGCCCTGGCCGCCGGGCTGCGGGAGTGCACCACCCCCTGGGTTCTGGTGCTGGCCTGCGACCTCCCCCTCTTCCCTGCCGGCCTGGGCGCGTATATGCTGGCGGTGGCCACCGCCGGCTCTCCTGAGACCGCCTGCAGCAGGGCATCCGCGGGGGACAGGAATGAATGCGGCCCCCCTGATGCACCCGAAACCGGAGCAGGTGAGTGGCAGGCGGTGGTGCCGCGCTGGAACGGGTTCTGGGAGCCGCTGGCGGCGGTGTACGCCCGTTCCTGCCTACCCGCCATCGAAAGCACCCTGGCCCGGGGAGAAAGACGGGTGGCATCCTTCTACGGGCAGGTGACGGTACGTCCCGTGGAAGAAGAGGAAATTCGCCGCTTCGCCCCGCCCCGGGTGGCATTCTTCAACGTCAACAGTCCCGCGGACCTGGAGTGGGTCGAAACCGGGGGCTCAAGGCGTCTCCAAGAGCTCCTCGACCAGGAGGGACAGCACCCGGCTGGCGGTGGTGTCGCGGAGCCGTTGGGCTAA
- a CDS encoding phosphoglycerate kinase: MRLTKMADLEVEGRRVLVRVDFNVPLSGGRVADDTRIRAALSTIRELLQRGAAVVLCSHLGRPKGRRNQEFSLAPVREHLEQLLGQPVGWAPDCVGPEAERAAEELEPGQVLLLENLRFHPGEEKNDPEFARALARLADAYVDDAFGAAHRAHASVTGVAEYLPSAAGLLMEKEVAHLGGLLEDPRRPFLCVLGGAKVSDKIGVIRNLLPRIDALALGGGMANTFLRALGWEMGDSLVEEAGLDLARALAEEAERAGVRLLLPRDLVVAERPAAEVPTRVLAVPGGGDRQPAGPLRAEAGAGRRPLVPAGWKALDVGPATVSVILEEAERAGTVFWNGPLGVFEVEPFDRGTMALARGMATVPGTVVVGGGDSAAAVARAGVADRLAHVSTGGGAALELLEGRLLPGVAVLRAG, from the coding sequence TTGCGGTTGACGAAGATGGCCGACCTGGAGGTGGAGGGCCGCCGGGTGCTGGTACGGGTGGACTTCAACGTACCCCTGTCCGGGGGCAGGGTGGCCGACGATACCCGCATCCGGGCAGCCCTGTCCACCATACGGGAGTTGCTGCAGCGGGGCGCGGCAGTGGTCCTTTGCAGTCACCTGGGACGTCCCAAAGGTCGCCGGAACCAGGAGTTCAGCCTGGCCCCGGTGCGGGAGCACCTGGAGCAACTGCTCGGGCAACCAGTGGGGTGGGCACCCGACTGTGTGGGGCCGGAGGCCGAGCGAGCGGCGGAAGAACTCGAGCCGGGGCAGGTCCTCTTGCTGGAGAACCTGCGCTTCCATCCGGGTGAAGAGAAGAACGACCCCGAGTTCGCGCGAGCGCTGGCCCGGCTGGCGGATGCCTACGTGGACGATGCCTTCGGTGCGGCCCACCGTGCCCATGCTTCCGTGACGGGAGTGGCGGAATACCTTCCCTCGGCGGCCGGCCTGCTCATGGAAAAGGAGGTGGCCCACCTGGGTGGCCTGCTGGAGGATCCCCGGCGTCCCTTCCTGTGCGTGCTGGGCGGGGCCAAGGTTTCCGACAAGATAGGGGTGATCAGGAACCTGCTGCCCCGTATCGATGCCCTCGCCCTGGGGGGCGGGATGGCCAACACCTTTCTCCGGGCCCTGGGGTGGGAGATGGGTGATTCCCTGGTGGAAGAGGCTGGCCTGGATCTCGCCCGGGCGCTGGCAGAGGAGGCGGAGAGGGCGGGCGTCCGCCTGCTCCTGCCCCGCGATCTGGTGGTGGCCGAGCGACCCGCTGCGGAGGTTCCTACCCGGGTGCTGGCAGTGCCGGGTGGGGGAGACAGGCAGCCTGCGGGCCCGCTGCGGGCGGAGGCCGGGGCGGGGCGCCGGCCTCTGGTGCCGGCGGGGTGGAAGGCCCTGGACGTGGGACCGGCCACGGTCAGCGTCATCCTGGAAGAGGCGGAACGCGCCGGCACGGTGTTCTGGAACGGACCCCTGGGGGTATTTGAGGTGGAACCCTTCGATCGGGGGACGATGGCACTGGCGCGGGGCATGGCCACGGTACCCGGGACGGTAGTGGTGGGAGGCGGCGATTCCGCCGCCGCCGTGGCCAGGGCCGGGGTGGCCGACCGGCTGGCCCATGTCTCCACCGGAGGCGGGGCGGCGCTGGAACTGCTGGAGGGGCGCCTTCTGCCCGGGGTGGCCGTCCTCCGGGCCGGATAG
- the mobB gene encoding molybdopterin-guanine dinucleotide biosynthesis protein B, protein MPDDIPMFGVTGTSGSGKTTLLEALIRVMRDRGWRVVALKHTPGGFSLDRPGKDSWRFARAGAEAVLLHSPQNWALLGQPGHPLDPSRLGVALAAFYRSLGLPPPDVILVEGHHGLDIPSVHVQTPDLHRDPGPRCLARVHGPEEAEHLADLIEQTLGLDSPNRRRFADNPPGTGSRTPTDGPDGACGPAPEGASDR, encoded by the coding sequence TTGCCTGACGACATCCCCATGTTCGGCGTGACCGGCACTTCCGGGAGCGGCAAGACCACCCTGCTGGAAGCCCTGATACGGGTCATGCGAGACCGGGGGTGGCGGGTGGTAGCTTTGAAGCACACCCCGGGCGGGTTTTCCCTCGACCGGCCGGGGAAAGACAGCTGGCGCTTCGCCCGCGCTGGCGCGGAAGCAGTGCTGCTGCATTCACCCCAGAATTGGGCCCTGCTGGGACAGCCGGGTCATCCCCTCGACCCATCGCGCCTGGGGGTAGCCCTGGCCGCCTTCTACCGCTCCCTCGGGCTCCCTCCCCCCGACGTCATCCTGGTGGAAGGCCACCATGGCCTGGACATCCCCAGCGTCCACGTCCAGACCCCAGACCTGCACCGCGACCCGGGTCCCCGTTGCCTGGCCAGGGTGCACGGCCCCGAGGAGGCGGAGCACCTGGCCGACCTCATAGAGCAAACCCTTGGTCTCGATAGCCCCAACAGGAGGAGGTTTGCCGACAATCCGCCCGGCACCGGCAGCAGGACCCCGACAGACGGTCCCGATGGTGCCTGCGGGCCGGCACCGGAGGGGGCTTCGGACCGGTGA
- a CDS encoding Na/Pi symporter yields the protein MFWYGLESLREGARGALGHLQDRLWRQTARPLTGFLAGALCAALLNSSGATALLTVGLVEAQLVGLRGAIAMILGANVGTTVVPQILASPLGDWGLPLAGVGALMKLGSPWRRVRAAGQGLMGFGLVLLGLGTAASSLQPVARGVDWAGLLAGLRGPVRGLGLGVVMALALQSGNAAVAILQGVAGESRLPVLLAAPVVMGINLGSSLPTLLAALVSGGAAGRRVAVFHVLCNAVGIAVFFPASAALARLAVVSAVYPPSQVALVHTLFNLGTSLAELPFVAAWEKLCRWLVPGKGDR from the coding sequence ATCTTCTGGTACGGCCTGGAATCGCTCCGCGAGGGCGCCCGAGGTGCGCTGGGCCACCTGCAGGACAGGCTCTGGCGGCAAACCGCCCGTCCCCTGACCGGCTTTCTGGCCGGGGCGCTGTGTGCAGCCCTCCTCAACTCGTCCGGAGCCACGGCCCTGCTCACGGTGGGCCTGGTGGAAGCGCAGCTGGTAGGCCTGCGGGGAGCCATCGCCATGATCCTGGGTGCCAACGTGGGCACCACCGTCGTCCCCCAGATCCTGGCCTCTCCCCTGGGAGACTGGGGTTTGCCCCTTGCGGGTGTGGGAGCCCTGATGAAGCTCGGGTCCCCCTGGCGGCGCGTTCGGGCTGCCGGCCAGGGATTGATGGGGTTCGGCCTCGTCCTGCTGGGCCTGGGCACGGCCGCCTCGTCCCTGCAACCCGTCGCCCGCGGGGTAGACTGGGCGGGGTTGCTGGCGGGGCTGCGGGGACCGGTGCGGGGCCTGGGACTGGGGGTGGTGATGGCCCTGGCCCTGCAATCGGGTAACGCGGCGGTGGCCATCCTGCAGGGGGTGGCCGGAGAGAGCCGCCTTCCCGTGCTCCTGGCAGCGCCGGTGGTGATGGGGATCAACCTGGGTTCCTCCCTGCCCACCCTGCTGGCCGCCCTGGTCTCGGGCGGTGCCGCGGGCAGGCGGGTGGCCGTCTTTCACGTCCTCTGCAACGCGGTGGGGATCGCCGTGTTCTTTCCCGCCTCCGCCGCCCTGGCCCGTCTGGCGGTGGTGTCTGCCGTATATCCGCCTTCCCAGGTGGCCCTGGTGCACACGCTGTTCAACCTGGGTACCAGCCTGGCCGAGCTCCCCTTCGTGGCCGCCTGGGAGAAGCTGTGCCGGTGGCTCGTGCCGGGAAAAGGGGATCGGTGA
- the speE gene encoding polyamine aminopropyltransferase produces the protein MPVWFDEKHADGTYLRLKVREVLFQEHTGLQDLAIIDTEDFGRALVLDGVLQTTERDEVFYHEMLAHVPLCAHPSPRRVLVIGGGDGGVVREVLRHPGVEHVTMVEIDRGVVEACRRYLPTLSRGLADPRVRVDFQDGVRYVRQCSGSFDVILVDSTDPSGPSLGLFTPAFCADCFRLLTPQGFLACQTEEPFFRTDAMRQAYRAVASVFPLTRLYLSMVPVYSVWFWTFTVGSKGGLDPSETRSAAPPGTGYYCPEIHRAAFALPPVIRQQL, from the coding sequence GTGCCCGTGTGGTTCGACGAAAAGCACGCGGACGGTACCTATCTGAGGCTCAAGGTGCGCGAGGTCCTCTTTCAAGAGCACACGGGCCTGCAGGATCTGGCCATCATCGATACCGAGGATTTCGGCCGGGCGCTGGTGCTCGACGGCGTGCTCCAGACCACGGAGCGCGACGAGGTCTTCTACCACGAGATGCTCGCCCATGTTCCCCTGTGCGCCCACCCATCGCCCCGCAGGGTGCTGGTGATCGGAGGGGGCGATGGGGGCGTGGTGCGAGAGGTGCTGAGGCATCCCGGCGTGGAACACGTAACCATGGTGGAGATAGATCGGGGAGTGGTGGAGGCGTGCCGCCGTTATCTCCCCACCCTGAGCAGGGGGCTGGCGGATCCCCGCGTGCGGGTCGACTTCCAGGATGGGGTCCGGTACGTACGGCAGTGCTCCGGGTCGTTCGACGTGATCCTGGTAGATTCCACCGACCCATCGGGGCCATCCCTGGGGTTGTTTACGCCGGCTTTCTGCGCCGACTGCTTCCGCCTTCTCACCCCCCAGGGTTTTCTGGCCTGCCAGACCGAGGAGCCCTTCTTCAGGACGGACGCCATGCGCCAGGCCTACCGAGCGGTGGCCAGCGTGTTTCCCCTCACCCGGCTCTACCTGAGCATGGTGCCGGTGTATTCCGTATGGTTCTGGACCTTCACCGTGGGCAGCAAGGGGGGACTGGACCCCTCGGAGACCCGCTCCGCTGCTCCGCCCGGGACAGGCTACTACTGCCCGGAAATCCACCGGGCCGCCTTCGCCCTTCCCCCCGTCATCAGGCAGCAGCTGTGA